In Rhodococcus rhodochrous, a single genomic region encodes these proteins:
- a CDS encoding rhomboid family intramembrane serine protease, whose amino-acid sequence MTIPSGTGADTRIRPIWQRAGLWIGGFVAMLYGVEAVDAVLPADLDAAGVEPRTADGLWGVLFAPILHADWAHLTANTVPALVLGFLVLLSGIGRGLAATAIIWVVAGVGTWLIAGSGETHIGASSLIFGWLTYLIVRGVFTRKAGQILLGVVVLFLYGGMLWGVLPSEPWISWEGHFFGAVGGVLAAWALSADARRARRTTTSVMPR is encoded by the coding sequence ATGACCATTCCCAGCGGTACCGGCGCCGACACCCGCATCCGGCCGATCTGGCAGCGTGCCGGTCTGTGGATCGGTGGGTTCGTCGCGATGCTCTACGGCGTCGAGGCCGTCGATGCGGTGCTCCCCGCCGATCTCGACGCGGCCGGTGTCGAACCCCGCACCGCCGACGGACTGTGGGGCGTGTTGTTCGCGCCGATCCTGCACGCCGACTGGGCCCATCTCACCGCCAACACCGTGCCCGCGCTCGTCCTCGGCTTCCTGGTGCTGCTCTCCGGTATCGGGCGCGGACTGGCCGCGACCGCGATCATCTGGGTGGTCGCAGGGGTGGGGACGTGGTTGATCGCAGGCTCGGGCGAAACCCACATCGGAGCGTCGAGCCTGATCTTCGGGTGGCTCACCTATCTGATCGTGCGAGGTGTGTTCACCCGCAAGGCCGGGCAGATCCTGCTGGGAGTCGTAGTGCTGTTCCTCTACGGCGGCATGCTGTGGGGCGTGCTGCCGAGCGAACCGTGGATCTCCTGGGAAGGGCACTTCTTCGGTGCGGTCGGCGGCGTCCTCGCGGCGTGGGCGCTGTCCGCGGACGCGCGTCGCGCCCGCCGCACCACCACCTCCGTCATGCCGCGCTGA
- a CDS encoding cyclic nucleotide-degrading phosphodiesterase produces MRMTVLGCSGSVAGPDSAASGYLLTAPDTPPLVIDFGPGVLGALQRHADPGEVSILLSHLHADHCLDLPGLLVWRRYSPSPPQGRVLTYGPAGTAHRIGVASAEIPGEVDDVSDTLDVRMLGDGETIRFGSLTICPGRVHHPPEAYGFRITSDSGRTLVYTGDTGMCDSVVELARGADVLLAEASWTHAPGERPEGVHLSGTEAGRVAALAGVGELLLTHIPPWTSREDVIAEAKAEYSGPVHAVTAGDVYRI; encoded by the coding sequence ATGCGCATGACCGTTCTGGGGTGCTCGGGCAGTGTGGCCGGGCCGGATTCCGCAGCCTCCGGCTACCTGCTGACGGCACCGGACACCCCACCCCTGGTCATCGACTTCGGTCCCGGTGTCCTCGGTGCGCTCCAGCGCCACGCCGACCCCGGTGAAGTGTCGATCCTGCTGTCCCATCTGCACGCCGACCACTGCCTCGACCTGCCCGGACTGCTGGTCTGGCGCCGCTACTCGCCGTCCCCGCCGCAGGGGCGCGTCCTCACCTACGGTCCCGCCGGCACCGCCCACCGCATCGGCGTGGCGTCCGCGGAGATCCCCGGCGAGGTCGACGACGTCAGCGACACCCTCGACGTCCGGATGCTCGGCGACGGCGAGACGATCCGGTTCGGAAGCCTGACCATCTGCCCCGGCCGCGTCCACCACCCGCCGGAGGCCTACGGCTTCCGCATCACCAGCGACTCCGGCCGCACCCTCGTCTACACCGGCGACACCGGCATGTGCGATTCGGTCGTCGAACTCGCCCGCGGCGCCGACGTGCTGCTCGCCGAGGCCTCGTGGACCCACGCCCCGGGGGAACGCCCCGAAGGCGTGCACCTCTCGGGCACCGAAGCCGGTCGCGTCGCGGCCCTCGCCGGTGTCGGCGAACTCCTCCTGACCCACATCCCGCCGTGGACCTCCCGCGAGGACGTCATCGCCGAGGCCAAGGCCGAGTACTCCGGACCGGTCCACGCGGTCACCGCCGGAGACGTGTACCGCATCTGA
- the clpS gene encoding ATP-dependent Clp protease adapter ClpS, which produces MAPCSTTTPLDVRFMAGQAVQAMAGQAVPAEAEIVEEIEAVDRPWVTVVWDDPVNLMHYVTFIFQKLFGYSKAKATELMLKVHNEGKAVVSSGSRDKMEHDVQRLHAAGLWATMQRDE; this is translated from the coding sequence ATGGCGCCGTGTAGTACGACCACTCCGCTCGACGTCCGATTCATGGCCGGCCAGGCCGTTCAGGCCATGGCGGGACAGGCCGTTCCTGCCGAGGCCGAAATCGTCGAGGAGATCGAAGCGGTCGACAGGCCATGGGTGACCGTGGTCTGGGACGACCCCGTCAACCTCATGCACTACGTGACGTTCATCTTCCAGAAGCTGTTCGGGTACAGCAAGGCCAAGGCCACCGAGCTCATGCTCAAGGTCCACAACGAGGGCAAGGCCGTCGTGTCGAGTGGTTCGCGTGACAAGATGGAACACGACGTGCAGCGTCTGCACGCCGCCGGGCTGTGGGCGACGATGCAACGCGACGAATGA
- the glgP gene encoding alpha-glucan family phosphorylase, with product MKALRRFTVRAHLPERLAALGALTANLRWSWHPQTQDLFESVDPDLWRRCSNDPVRLLGEVPPARLDALAEDGDFLARLDAAAADLEHYLARPRWFQEQQERGAALPAGIAYFSMEFGVTEVLPNYSGGLGILAGDHLKAASDLGLPLIGVGLLYRSGYFRQSLSADGWQMEHYPSYDPQGLPLRLLTEADGTAALVQVAVPGGRTLDARIWIAQVGRVPLLLLDSDIPSNDEELCGVTDRLYGGDQDHRIKQEILAGVGGVRAVRAYTRIHGLPDPDVFHMNEGHAGFLGAERIRELVTGSGLDFDEALAAVRAGTVFTTHTPVPAGIDRFPIDLVRHYFSGTNGENESALLPGLTVDRILALGRESNPNVFNMAHLGLRLGQRCNGVSKLHGEVSRGMFEGLWPGFDAAEVPIGSVTNGVHAPTWAAREWIALANRLAGPDRVEEARGWELLQSIDRKELWSTRNTLRAQLVAEVRRRLRESWLERGATEAELGWIESVFDPNVLTVGFARRVPTYKRLTLMLRDPERLRALLLDDERPVQLVVAGKSHPADDGGKALIQQVVRFADEYDVRHRIVFLPNYDMSMARYLYWGCDVWLNNPLRPLEACGTSGMKSALNGGLNLSIRDGWWDEMFDGENGWAIPTADGVDDTRRDDLEAAALYELLERSVLPRFYDRDSDGVPARWIEMVRHTLENLGPKVLASRMVRDYAVDYYIPAAAAAAKVTADDYAGARALADYRHRIEAAWPGVRVAQVDSTPIPDVPQIGLPLGLTAHVQLGDLTPEDVEVQAVVGRVGSDDTIGDPVTVPMEHIGTDSLGEEFTATVPLPLAGAVGYTVRVLPRHGLLASPAELGMVALP from the coding sequence GTGAAAGCACTGCGCCGGTTCACCGTACGAGCCCATCTTCCCGAGCGGCTGGCTGCGCTGGGAGCCCTGACCGCCAACCTCAGATGGTCGTGGCACCCGCAGACCCAGGACCTGTTCGAATCGGTCGACCCGGACCTGTGGCGCCGGTGCAGCAACGACCCCGTCCGGCTGCTCGGCGAGGTGCCGCCCGCCCGCCTCGACGCGCTCGCCGAGGACGGCGACTTCCTCGCCCGCCTCGATGCCGCTGCCGCCGACCTCGAGCACTACCTCGCCCGTCCCCGCTGGTTCCAGGAACAGCAGGAACGCGGCGCGGCACTGCCCGCCGGCATCGCCTACTTCTCGATGGAATTCGGTGTCACCGAGGTGCTGCCGAACTACTCCGGCGGCCTCGGCATCCTCGCCGGCGACCACCTCAAGGCCGCCTCCGATCTCGGCCTGCCGCTCATCGGTGTCGGCCTGCTCTACCGCTCCGGCTACTTCCGGCAGTCGCTCAGCGCCGACGGCTGGCAGATGGAGCACTACCCCTCCTACGACCCGCAGGGCCTGCCGCTGCGACTGCTCACCGAGGCCGACGGCACCGCCGCGCTCGTGCAGGTCGCCGTGCCGGGTGGGCGCACACTCGACGCGCGGATCTGGATCGCCCAGGTCGGGCGCGTCCCGCTGCTGCTGCTCGACTCCGACATCCCGTCCAACGACGAGGAGCTGTGCGGGGTCACCGACCGCCTCTACGGCGGCGACCAGGACCACCGCATCAAGCAGGAGATCCTCGCCGGCGTCGGCGGTGTCCGCGCGGTGCGCGCCTACACACGCATCCACGGCCTGCCCGACCCCGACGTCTTCCACATGAACGAGGGACACGCGGGTTTCCTGGGCGCAGAACGCATCCGCGAACTCGTCACCGGCTCCGGACTCGACTTCGACGAAGCGCTCGCCGCCGTGCGGGCCGGCACGGTCTTCACCACCCACACCCCCGTGCCCGCGGGTATCGACCGCTTCCCGATCGATCTCGTCCGTCACTACTTCTCGGGCACCAACGGCGAGAACGAGTCGGCGCTGCTGCCCGGCCTCACGGTCGACCGCATCCTCGCGCTCGGACGCGAGAGCAACCCGAACGTGTTCAACATGGCCCATCTCGGTCTGCGACTCGGCCAGCGCTGCAACGGTGTGTCCAAGCTGCACGGCGAGGTCAGCCGCGGCATGTTCGAAGGACTGTGGCCCGGATTCGACGCCGCCGAGGTGCCCATCGGATCGGTCACCAACGGTGTGCACGCCCCCACCTGGGCCGCGCGCGAGTGGATCGCGCTGGCCAACCGGCTCGCCGGACCCGACCGGGTCGAGGAGGCCCGCGGCTGGGAATTGCTCCAGTCCATCGACCGCAAGGAACTGTGGTCGACCCGCAACACGCTGCGCGCCCAGCTCGTCGCCGAGGTGCGCCGCCGGCTGCGCGAGTCGTGGCTCGAACGCGGCGCCACCGAGGCCGAACTGGGCTGGATCGAGTCGGTCTTCGACCCGAACGTGCTCACCGTCGGGTTCGCACGGCGCGTGCCCACCTACAAGCGCCTCACCCTGATGCTGCGCGATCCCGAGCGGCTGCGCGCGTTGCTGCTCGACGACGAACGGCCCGTGCAGCTCGTCGTCGCCGGTAAGAGCCACCCCGCCGACGACGGCGGCAAGGCCCTCATCCAGCAGGTCGTGCGGTTCGCCGACGAGTACGACGTGCGGCACCGCATCGTCTTCCTGCCCAACTACGACATGTCGATGGCCCGCTATCTGTACTGGGGTTGCGATGTGTGGCTGAACAACCCGCTGCGCCCGCTCGAGGCGTGCGGCACGTCGGGCATGAAGTCGGCCCTCAACGGCGGTCTCAACCTGTCCATCCGCGACGGATGGTGGGACGAGATGTTCGACGGTGAGAACGGCTGGGCCATCCCCACCGCCGACGGTGTCGACGACACCCGCCGCGACGATCTCGAGGCCGCCGCCCTGTACGAATTGCTCGAACGTTCGGTGCTGCCGCGCTTCTACGACCGCGACTCCGACGGTGTGCCGGCCCGCTGGATCGAGATGGTGCGTCACACGCTCGAGAATCTCGGCCCGAAGGTGCTCGCCTCGCGCATGGTGCGCGACTACGCCGTCGACTACTACATCCCCGCGGCCGCGGCGGCCGCGAAGGTGACCGCCGACGACTACGCGGGTGCGCGGGCGCTGGCCGACTACCGGCACCGCATCGAGGCGGCGTGGCCCGGAGTACGTGTCGCGCAGGTCGATTCGACGCCGATTCCGGACGTGCCGCAGATCGGCCTGCCGCTGGGGCTGACCGCACACGTCCAGCTCGGCGACCTGACCCCGGAGGACGTCGAGGTGCAGGCAGTGGTCGGGCGCGTGGGCTCCGACGACACGATCGGCGACCCCGTCACCGTGCCGATGGAACACATCGGCACCGATTCGCTGGGGGAGGAGTTCACCGCGACGGTGCCGTTGCCGCTCGCCGGCGCCGTCGGCTACACGGTGCGGGTGCTGCCCAGACACGGCCTGCTCGCCTCGCCCGCCGAACTCGGCATGGTCGCGCTCCCGTAG
- a CDS encoding ATP-dependent DNA helicase produces MPDLPEVPELLRTAVHALGGKERRNQLTMASAVAHSIDTGEHLAVQAGTGTGKSLAYLVPSIRYAVKTGRTVVVSTATIALQRQLVERDLPRLADALAGSLGRRPRFAILKGRGNYLCLNKIHTGLAEETPDAELFDAFALSRIGREVRRVTEWSSTTETGDRDDLSPGVSDQAWRQLSVTARECLGKSRCPVGEDCFAEIARAEAAQVDVVVTNHALLAIDAITGISILPEHDVVVVDEAHELVDRITNVATAELSPGTVSAAARRCVKLVEDEEIDRLDGAAENWESFLEALPAGRWDELPEGAAAALASIRDAAWAVHTAIGPAKPGTDPEVAAARSQALAEIDEVHDCAVRVLTTFEQRDPSQRPDVVWLAADEFRGNVRRTVRVAPLSVGGLLRSRLFGESTVVLTSATLTVGGSFDGLAVNWGLPPQSPARSDTTSASGAEPPSDKGDLAWNGIDVGSPFDHAKAGILYIAKHLTPPGRDGLPPSHLDEIAELVTAAEGRTLGLFSSMRAAKAATEALRDRLDTPVLCQGDDATGALVEKFAADEATSLFGTLSLWQGVDVPGPSLSLVLIDRIPFPRPDDPLLVARQRAVEARGGNGFMAVAANHAALLLAQGVGRLLRSTDDRGVVAVLDSRLATARYGGYLRASLPPFWETADPAVVRRALTRLRG; encoded by the coding sequence GTGCCGGATCTCCCCGAAGTCCCAGAATTGCTGCGAACCGCGGTGCACGCACTGGGCGGTAAGGAGCGGCGCAACCAGCTGACGATGGCCTCGGCCGTCGCGCACAGCATCGACACCGGCGAACACCTCGCCGTACAGGCCGGCACGGGTACCGGTAAGTCGCTGGCCTATCTCGTGCCGAGTATCCGGTACGCGGTGAAGACGGGCCGCACCGTGGTGGTCTCCACCGCGACCATCGCGTTGCAGCGGCAGCTCGTCGAGCGCGACCTGCCGCGACTCGCCGACGCCCTCGCCGGTTCGCTCGGCCGGCGCCCGCGTTTCGCGATCCTCAAGGGTCGCGGAAACTACCTGTGCCTGAACAAGATCCATACCGGCCTCGCCGAGGAGACGCCCGACGCCGAGCTGTTCGACGCGTTCGCCCTCTCGCGCATCGGCCGCGAGGTGCGGCGGGTGACGGAGTGGTCGTCCACCACCGAGACCGGCGACCGCGACGATCTGTCTCCCGGCGTCTCCGATCAGGCGTGGCGTCAGCTCTCCGTCACGGCGCGCGAGTGCCTCGGCAAGTCGCGGTGCCCGGTGGGAGAAGACTGCTTCGCCGAGATCGCGCGAGCCGAGGCCGCGCAGGTCGACGTAGTCGTCACCAACCACGCGCTGCTCGCGATCGATGCCATCACCGGCATCTCGATCCTGCCCGAGCACGACGTCGTGGTCGTCGACGAGGCGCACGAACTCGTCGATCGGATCACGAACGTCGCCACGGCCGAGTTGTCTCCGGGCACGGTGTCGGCGGCCGCGCGGCGCTGCGTCAAGCTCGTCGAGGACGAGGAGATCGATCGGCTCGACGGTGCCGCCGAGAACTGGGAGTCGTTTCTCGAAGCACTACCGGCGGGTCGCTGGGACGAGCTGCCCGAGGGCGCCGCGGCCGCGCTGGCCTCGATCCGCGATGCCGCCTGGGCCGTGCACACGGCGATCGGACCGGCCAAGCCCGGCACCGACCCCGAGGTCGCCGCGGCCCGCAGTCAGGCGCTCGCGGAGATCGACGAGGTGCACGACTGCGCGGTCCGGGTGCTCACGACCTTCGAGCAGCGCGATCCCTCTCAGCGGCCCGACGTCGTGTGGCTCGCCGCCGACGAGTTCCGCGGCAACGTCCGCCGCACCGTGCGGGTCGCGCCGCTCTCGGTCGGCGGGTTGTTGCGCAGCCGGTTGTTCGGCGAGTCCACCGTCGTCCTCACCTCCGCGACCCTCACGGTCGGCGGGTCGTTCGACGGCCTCGCCGTCAACTGGGGTCTGCCGCCGCAGTCCCCCGCCCGTAGCGACACCACCTCCGCCTCCGGCGCCGAACCGCCTTCCGACAAGGGCGATCTCGCGTGGAACGGGATCGACGTGGGGTCGCCTTTCGATCATGCGAAGGCGGGCATCCTCTACATCGCGAAGCACCTGACGCCACCCGGCCGCGACGGTCTGCCGCCCTCGCATCTCGACGAGATCGCCGAACTCGTCACCGCAGCCGAAGGGCGCACCCTCGGATTGTTCTCCTCGATGCGCGCCGCGAAGGCCGCCACCGAGGCGCTGCGCGACCGTCTCGACACGCCGGTCCTGTGCCAGGGCGACGACGCGACGGGCGCGCTGGTCGAGAAGTTCGCAGCCGACGAGGCGACGAGCCTGTTCGGGACCCTGTCGCTGTGGCAGGGTGTCGACGTTCCGGGCCCGTCGCTGTCGCTGGTGCTCATCGACCGCATTCCGTTCCCCCGCCCCGACGATCCGCTGCTGGTCGCCCGGCAGCGCGCCGTCGAGGCGCGCGGCGGCAACGGATTCATGGCGGTCGCCGCCAATCATGCCGCCCTGCTGTTGGCGCAGGGTGTGGGGCGACTGCTGCGCAGCACCGACGACCGGGGTGTGGTGGCGGTGCTCGATTCGCGTCTGGCGACCGCGCGGTACGGCGGCTATCTGCGCGCGTCGCTGCCGCCGTTCTGGGAAACGGCCGATCCGGCGGTGGTCCGCCGGGCACTCACGCGTCTGCGCGGCTGA
- a CDS encoding P1 family peptidase, giving the protein MDAGLPRPGASAVIVPGPTDSLLDVAGLSVGHWQRLDPEVTVGTPEIPGTGAATGCTVVLADPSAVASVDVRGGGPGTRETDLLDPSHSVQRVDAVLLTGGSAYGLAAADGVMRYLEKNGKGIPMGAPGAVVPIVPGAVIFDLPVGQWSARPTADSGCTAAATACSTHLERGSAGAGTGARAGALKGGIGSASVRITDGPAAGVTVAALMVANPVGSVFDPVTGLPWGVDAARAEELGLSSPSASDLAAARALGDKGTVLNTTIGVVATDAPLSKAACRRVAVTGHDGLGRAIRPAHSPLDGDTIFALSTGTADVTDALRDSPSIPAFAAELPILAAVCEAAAVVVERAIVDAILSATSVADIPAYHDVLPSVFGR; this is encoded by the coding sequence ATGGATGCAGGACTCCCTCGTCCAGGCGCTTCAGCCGTGATCGTGCCGGGGCCGACCGATTCGCTGCTCGACGTGGCGGGTCTGAGTGTCGGTCACTGGCAGCGCCTCGATCCCGAGGTCACCGTAGGCACCCCCGAGATTCCCGGTACGGGCGCCGCCACGGGATGCACCGTCGTGCTCGCCGACCCGTCCGCCGTCGCATCGGTGGACGTGCGAGGCGGGGGACCGGGCACGCGGGAGACCGACCTGCTCGATCCGAGTCACTCCGTGCAGCGCGTCGACGCGGTCCTCCTCACCGGTGGCAGCGCGTACGGGCTGGCCGCCGCCGACGGCGTGATGCGTTATCTCGAGAAGAACGGCAAGGGGATCCCGATGGGCGCGCCCGGCGCGGTCGTCCCGATCGTCCCCGGCGCCGTCATCTTCGACCTGCCGGTGGGCCAGTGGTCCGCGCGCCCGACCGCCGATTCCGGATGCACCGCCGCGGCCACCGCCTGCTCCACGCACCTCGAGCGCGGCAGCGCCGGCGCCGGCACCGGTGCCCGCGCCGGGGCGCTCAAGGGCGGCATCGGCTCGGCGAGCGTGCGGATCACGGACGGTCCAGCAGCCGGGGTGACCGTGGCGGCGCTGATGGTCGCCAACCCCGTCGGCTCGGTGTTCGACCCCGTGACCGGCCTGCCCTGGGGCGTCGACGCCGCGCGAGCCGAGGAACTCGGACTGTCGTCGCCCTCCGCGTCGGATCTGGCCGCGGCCCGCGCGCTCGGCGACAAGGGCACCGTCCTGAACACCACGATCGGTGTGGTCGCTACCGACGCACCGCTGTCGAAGGCGGCGTGCCGTCGCGTCGCGGTCACCGGGCACGACGGGCTCGGCCGCGCGATCCGTCCCGCGCATTCCCCGCTCGACGGCGACACGATCTTCGCCCTCTCGACCGGCACCGCCGACGTCACCGACGCACTCCGCGACTCCCCGTCGATCCCGGCCTTCGCCGCCGAACTGCCGATCCTCGCCGCCGTGTGTGAGGCCGCGGCGGTGGTGGTCGAACGCGCGATCGTCGACGCGATCCTGTCCGCGACCTCCGTGGCCGACATCCCCGCCTATCACGACGTGCTGCCCTCGGTCTTCGGCCGCTGA
- a CDS encoding nicotinate phosphoribosyltransferase has product MPEAIHRAGCPGTALFTDKYELTMLEAALADGTGDRPCVFEVFARRLPPGRRYGVVAGTARLVEALESFRFDEAELELAAGFLAPRTVEWLRDFRFSGDIDGYREGDFYFPGSPILSVSGTFAECVLLETLTLSIFNHDSAIAAAAARMASVADGRALIEMGSRRTHEEAAVAAARAAYLAGFDSTSNLQAAQRYGIPAAGTAAHAFTLLHTTTAGRDEASAFRSQVESLGVGTTLLVDTYDITEGVNTAIAVAGPELGGVRIDSGDLGVLARQVRAQLDGLGATRTKIVMSGDLDEYGIAGLRAEPVDAYGVGTSLVTGSGAPTAGMVFKLVEVDGIAVEKRSAAKESRGGAKRAVRYARRTGTLVEEVVYPARAEQVPPGEGSQVHELMIPLVRGGEAVGDLPTLEESREYLRQGMVRLPWEGLTLSAGDPAIPTRFVREG; this is encoded by the coding sequence GTGCCCGAAGCCATTCACCGTGCCGGTTGTCCCGGCACCGCACTGTTCACGGACAAGTACGAGTTGACCATGCTCGAGGCTGCCCTGGCGGACGGCACGGGCGACCGCCCGTGCGTCTTCGAGGTCTTCGCCCGGCGTCTTCCCCCGGGCCGGCGGTACGGCGTCGTCGCGGGCACCGCACGGTTGGTGGAGGCACTCGAATCGTTCCGGTTCGACGAGGCCGAGCTCGAACTCGCCGCCGGTTTCCTGGCTCCGCGGACCGTCGAGTGGCTGCGCGACTTCCGGTTCTCCGGCGACATCGACGGCTACCGCGAGGGCGACTTCTACTTCCCGGGCTCACCGATCCTGTCGGTGAGCGGCACCTTCGCCGAGTGCGTCCTGCTCGAGACGTTGACGCTGTCGATCTTCAACCACGACAGTGCGATCGCGGCGGCGGCGGCACGGATGGCGAGTGTGGCCGACGGCCGCGCGCTCATCGAGATGGGGTCGCGGCGCACCCACGAGGAAGCGGCGGTCGCCGCGGCGCGCGCGGCCTATCTCGCAGGATTCGACTCGACGTCCAATCTGCAGGCCGCGCAGCGGTACGGCATTCCCGCCGCAGGTACCGCCGCGCACGCGTTCACCCTGCTGCACACCACGACGGCCGGTCGCGACGAGGCGTCCGCCTTCCGCAGCCAGGTCGAGAGCCTCGGTGTGGGCACGACCCTGCTGGTGGACACCTACGACATCACCGAGGGCGTGAACACGGCGATCGCGGTGGCCGGCCCCGAACTCGGTGGCGTGCGGATCGATTCGGGTGATCTCGGTGTGCTCGCCCGCCAGGTGCGCGCACAGCTGGACGGGCTCGGCGCGACCCGCACGAAGATCGTGATGTCGGGTGATCTCGACGAATACGGGATCGCGGGCCTGCGGGCCGAGCCGGTCGACGCCTACGGTGTCGGCACGTCGCTGGTCACGGGGTCGGGGGCTCCGACCGCGGGCATGGTCTTCAAGCTCGTGGAGGTCGACGGCATCGCGGTCGAGAAGCGCAGTGCGGCGAAGGAGTCCCGAGGAGGCGCGAAGCGGGCCGTCCGGTATGCGCGGAGGACGGGCACGCTCGTCGAGGAGGTCGTGTACCCGGCCCGCGCCGAGCAGGTCCCGCCGGGCGAGGGTTCGCAGGTCCACGAACTGATGATCCCGTTGGTCCGCGGCGGCGAGGCGGTCGGCGATCTGCCTACCCTGGAGGAGAGCCGGGAGTACCTCCGGCAGGGCATGGTGCGTCTGCCGTGGGAGGGCCTGACGCTCTCGGCCGGGGATCCCGCCATCCCCACCCGCTTCGTCCGTGAGGGGTGA
- a CDS encoding DUF2017 domain-containing protein — protein sequence MRQWTRKNSLSGPKLRSEMDAHEASVLRSLVSSVLGMLEERAGQAPQDDLAALTGLRTGNATPPEIPALRRLLPDFHRPDADAVAEVGDDAADLNGAMRSLHEPSIIDAKLAAGAVILRTVPEGGGKVVLNPEQAEAWLYGLNDVRLALGTTLGIDADTPDVLDDDDPRAPHLDVYHWLTWMQDSLVQALQP from the coding sequence GTGCGGCAGTGGACCAGGAAGAACTCGCTCAGCGGCCCCAAGCTCCGGTCGGAGATGGACGCCCACGAAGCGTCGGTGCTGCGGTCGCTCGTGTCCTCCGTGCTGGGCATGCTCGAGGAACGCGCCGGACAGGCCCCGCAGGACGACCTCGCGGCGCTGACCGGCCTGCGCACCGGTAACGCCACCCCGCCCGAGATCCCGGCGCTGCGACGACTCCTTCCCGACTTCCACCGCCCCGACGCCGATGCCGTCGCCGAGGTCGGCGACGACGCCGCCGACCTCAACGGTGCGATGCGGAGCCTGCACGAACCGAGCATCATCGACGCCAAGCTCGCCGCCGGCGCGGTCATCCTGCGCACCGTGCCCGAAGGCGGCGGCAAGGTGGTGCTCAATCCCGAACAGGCCGAAGCCTGGCTGTACGGGCTCAACGACGTGCGGCTCGCGCTCGGCACCACCCTCGGCATCGACGCCGACACCCCCGATGTTCTCGACGACGACGATCCGCGTGCCCCGCATCTCGACGTCTACCACTGGCTGACATGGATGCAGGACTCCCTCGTCCAGGCGCTTCAGCCGTGA
- a CDS encoding nicotinamidase, which yields MRALLVVDVQNDFCEGGSLAVEGGSRVASDITRFLQARGDDYAHIVATRDHHVDPGDHFSPEPDFVDSWPPHCRAGTPGADFHPELATDRFEAVFSKGADDAAYSGFEGTDDEGTMLASWLRDRGVTDVDIVGIATDHCVRATALDAIEEGFGARVLLPYTAGVSETTIRPALERMREAGVELVTDISGVTDIAEVTGSGAAGRR from the coding sequence ATGCGCGCATTGTTGGTGGTCGACGTCCAGAACGACTTCTGCGAGGGCGGTTCGCTCGCCGTGGAGGGTGGCTCGCGGGTGGCGTCCGACATCACCCGGTTCCTGCAGGCGCGCGGTGACGACTACGCACACATCGTCGCGACCCGCGACCACCACGTCGATCCCGGGGATCATTTCTCTCCCGAACCCGATTTCGTCGACTCGTGGCCGCCGCACTGCCGGGCCGGGACGCCGGGCGCGGACTTCCATCCGGAGCTGGCCACGGACCGGTTCGAGGCCGTCTTCTCGAAGGGGGCCGACGACGCGGCCTATTCGGGCTTCGAGGGAACCGACGACGAGGGCACGATGCTGGCGTCGTGGTTGCGCGACCGCGGCGTGACGGACGTCGACATCGTCGGGATCGCCACCGACCACTGCGTGCGGGCCACCGCGCTCGACGCGATCGAGGAGGGTTTCGGCGCGCGGGTGCTGCTGCCCTACACCGCGGGGGTGTCGGAGACGACGATCCGCCCGGCACTCGAACGGATGCGCGAGGCCGGCGTCGAACTGGTCACCGACATCTCCGGAGTCACAGATATCGCCGAAGTCACAGGTAGCGGGGCCGCAGGCCGAAGGTGA